In Nymphaea colorata isolate Beijing-Zhang1983 chromosome 5, ASM883128v2, whole genome shotgun sequence, one genomic interval encodes:
- the LOC116253890 gene encoding phragmoplastin interacting protein 1 produces MVLSNKKLKQKIRATLAASALGKLSEGESKKRKRDGDEADGSHLQSVKDIPGSSIKLPRLSKREKRRQKQSLSSDTQKAVDGTPAANSNAADQSQNSSAVNGEKKEEKKKKKKEKEKRKTEETEPVVEKEETGDDKKKQKKKKRKREEAEQKVEGKEMNDAKKEKNKKKRKKKIKKKGKKANEKEENQIEIAEPQLEKTNGSEEKVDVSTKVYVGGIPYYSSEDDIRSFFYGCGTITEMDCMTFPESGKFRGIAILTFKTDAAAKRALALDGADMGGLFLKIQPYRATRAEKTDFAPERVEGYNRIYMGNLSWDVTEEDIRKLLSDCKIKAIRFGTNKDTDEFLGYAHVDFADDVSLGMALTLDQQMVCDRPVKIRCAAPKKGAEIKKDSGSVPSKASKKRRTCYTCGIPGHLSSSCPQKQQPDKKPSSDGGK; encoded by the exons ATGGTGCTCTCAAACAAGAagctcaagcagaagataaGAGCAACTCTAGCGGCTTCTGCACTGGGAAAACTCTCTGAAGGAGAATCGAAGAAAAGAAAGCGAGACGGTGATGAAGCGGATGGCTCCCACCTTCAATCTGTCAAAGATATCCCCGGTTCGTCAATCAAGCTGCCCAGATTGTccaagagagagaagagaaggcaGAAACAATCGTTGTCCAGTGACACCCAGAAGGCGGTTGATGGAACTCCTGCTGCAAACTCGAATGCTGCGGACCAAAGTCAGAATTCGAGTGCTGTGAATGGCGaaaagaaggaggagaagaagaagaagaagaaggagaaggagaagaggaaaacgGAGGAAACCGAGCCGGTGGTAGAGAAGGAGGAGACTGGTGATGacaagaagaagcagaagaagaagaagaggaaacgCGAGGAAGCAGAGCAGAAGGTAGAGGGCAAGGAAATGAATGATgcgaagaaggagaagaacaaaaagaagagaaagaagaaaatcaagaagaaagggaagaaagcaaatgaaaaggaGGAGAATCAAATAGAAATAGCGGAACCCCAATTGGAGAAAACCAATGGAAG CGAAGAGAAAGTAGATGTTTCTACAAAGGTTTATGTGGGCGGCATTCCTTATTATTCTTCAGAAGATGACATTCGGAGTTTTTTTTACGGTTGTGGTACTATCACTGAGATGGACTGCATGACATTCCCCGAGAGCGGAAAGTTCAGAGGCATCGCCATACTCACGTTCAAG ACCGATGCTGCTGCTAAACGAGCCTTAGCTCTAGATGGTGCAGACAT GGGAGGTCTCTTTCTCAAGATACAGCCCTACCGCGCCACCCGAGCTGAGAAAACAGATTTCGCCCCAGAGAGAGTGGAGGGCTACAATAGGATCTACATGGGGAACTTATCATGGGATGTAACAGAAGAAGACATCCGAAAACTTTTGTCTGACTGCAAGATCAAGGCAATTCGGTTTGGCACAAATAAAGATACCGACGAGTTCTTGGGTTATGCCCATGTGGATTTCGCAGACGATGTGTCACTTGGAATGGCATTAACTTTGGATCAACAGATGGTGTGTGACAGGCCAGTTAAGATAAGGTGTGCTGCACCAAAGAAGGGAGCAGAGATTAAGAAAGACTCCGGATCTGTCCCCAGCAAAGCAAGTAAGAAAAGACGAACGTGCTATACATGTGGCATTCCTGGTCATCTCTCATCCTCCTGCCCTCAGAAGCAGCAGCCTGATAAGAAACCAAGTTCTGATGgtggaaaatga